In the genome of Sinobacterium caligoides, one region contains:
- a CDS encoding desulfoferrodoxin family protein, translating to MPKINRYIDINEVEREAKKDFIDRHSAFVHCESTATAGEMFAVTVKVGEAYTHPDDFDHYIASVALYNKDTKLAEATFFAGTLGGQGKKGNTTVTFNVVLEKDAELVAHAYCTKHGLWESDAVAVKVA from the coding sequence GTGCCAAAGATTAATCGTTACATCGATATCAACGAAGTAGAACGCGAAGCAAAGAAAGACTTCATCGATCGTCATTCAGCGTTTGTACATTGTGAGTCTACTGCGACTGCAGGTGAGATGTTTGCCGTTACAGTTAAGGTCGGTGAAGCTTACACCCACCCTGATGATTTTGATCACTATATTGCTTCTGTTGCGCTCTACAACAAAGACACTAAGCTAGCGGAAGCAACATTCTTCGCCGGTACTTTGGGTGGCCAGGGCAAGAAAGGCAACACCACTGTTACCTTCAATGTTGTCCTTGAGAAAGATGCTGAGCTCGTAGCTCACGCATACTGCACCAAGCACGGCCTTTGGGAAAGCGATGCTGTTGCCGTTAAGGTAGCGTAA